A portion of the Suricata suricatta isolate VVHF042 chromosome 11, meerkat_22Aug2017_6uvM2_HiC, whole genome shotgun sequence genome contains these proteins:
- the LOC115272429 gene encoding olfactory receptor 5F1-like, translated as MAYDRYVAICNPLLYSLVMSRTVCLKMAAGAFAAGFLNSIVNTSFVGSLPFCGSNVIHHFFCDSPPLFRLSCSDTQLNESIISTKNDTSLTEFILLGLADTVELQATLFLLFFVIYTLTVLGNVGMILLISTDSRLHTPMYFFLANLSFVDVCYSSTITPKMLVDLLSEKKTISFAGCFLQLYFFIALSTTECILFGLMAYDRYVAICNPLLYSLVMSRTVCLKMAAGAFAAGFLNSMVNTSFVGSLPFCGSNVIHHFFCDSPPLFRLSCSDTQLNESIISTFAGVNMVGALLIILTSYSYILFSIFHMHSGEGRRKAISTCASHVMAITLFYSTTIYTYLRPSSSYSLGQDKVVSVFYTVVIPMLNPLIYSLRNEEVKKALWKEKNPQGLSALPVRVDKTGTRQMPGMSAPGPGTRLRHFSKPVSVTKLEK; from the exons ATGGCCTATGACCGGTACGTGGCCATATGCAACCCCCTCCTTTACTCCTTGGTCATGTCCAGGACAGTCTGCCTCAAAATGGCAGCAGGGGCTTTTGCAGCAGGATTCCTGAACTCCATAGTGAACACCAGTTTTGTAGGCAGCCTGCCATTCTGTGGCTCCAATGTCATTCATCACTTCTTCTGTGACAGCCCTCCACTTTTCAGGCTCTCATGCTCTGACACACAGCTTAATGAGAGTATCATTTCCAC CAAAAACGATACTTCGCTGACTGAGTTCATCCTCTTGGGATTAGCAGACACCGTGGAGCTACAGGCCAccctctttttgcttttctttgtgatTTACACACTGACAGTCTTGGGGAATGTTGGGATGATCCTCTTAATCAGCACTGATTCCCGACTTCACAcacccatgtatttcttcctggcTAACCTGTCCTTCGTGGATGTTTGTTActcctccaccatcaccccaaagATGCTGGTAGACTTATTATCAGAGAAGAAAACCATCTCCTTTGCCGGCTGCTTCCTGCAGCTGTACTTCTTTATCGCCTTGTCCACAACCGAATGCATCCTCTTTGGCTTAATGGCCTATGACCGGTACGTGGCCATATGCAACCCCCTCCTTTACTCCTTGGTCATGTCCAGGACAGTCTGCCTCAAAATGGCAGCAGGGGCTTTTGCAGCAGGATTCCTGAACTCCATGGTAAACACCAGTTTCGTGGGCAGCCTGCCATTCTGTGGCTCCAATGTCATTCATCACTTCTTCTGTGACAGCCCTCCACTTTTCAGGCTCTCATGCTCTGACACACAGCTTAATGAGAGTATCATTTCCACGTTTGCTGGTGTGAATATGGTGGGGGCTCTGCTCATCATCCTCACCTCTTACTCCTACATTCTCTTCTCAATCTTCCATATGcattcaggggaggggaggcgcaAGGCAATTTCCACCTGTGCCTCTCACGTGATGGCTATAACTCTGTTCTATTCCACCACCATCTACACCTATCTGAGACCCAGTTCCAGCTACTCTCTGGGTCAGGACAAAGTGGTGTCCGTGTTCTACACAGTAGTGATCCCCATGTTGAACCCTCTGATCTACAGCCTCAGGAATGAGGAAGTAAAGAAGGCTTTGTGGAAG gaaaagaacccacaagGACTCTCCGCTCTGCCGGTCAGGGTGGACAAGACAGGTACCCGCCAAATGCCGGGGATGAGCGCCCCGGGACCTGGCACTCGGTTAAGACACTTTTCAAAACCTGTGAGTGTcacaaagttagaaaaataa
- the LOC115272430 gene encoding olfactory receptor 5F1-like, with product FAGCFLQLYFFIALATTECILFGLMAYDRYVAICNPLLYSLVMSRTVCLKMAAGAFTAGFLNSMVNTSYVGSLPFCGSNVIHHFFCDSPPLFRLSCSDTHLNESIFSTFAGVNMVGALLIILTSYSYILFSIFHMHSGEGKRKAISTCASHLMAITLFYSTAIYTYLRPSSSYFLGQDKVASVFYTVVIPMLNPLIYSLRNEEVKKAFWNLTARRRIPSFV from the coding sequence TTTGCCGGCTGCTTCCTGCAGCTGTACTTCTTTATCGCCTTGGCCACAACCGAATGCATCCTCTTTGGCTTAATGGCCTATGACCGGTACGTGGCCATATGCAACCCCCTCCTTTACTCCTTGGTCATGTCCAGGACAGTCTGCCTCAAAATGGCAGCAGGGGCTTTTACAGCAGGATTCCTGAACTCCATGGTGAACACCAGTTATGTAGGCAGCCTGCCATTCTGTGGCTCCAATGTCATTCATCACTTCTTCTGTGACAGCCCTCCACTTTTCAGACTTTCCTGTTCTGACACGCACCTGAATGAAAGCATCTTTTCCACTTTTGCTGGTGTGAATATGGTCGGGGCTCTGCTTATCATCCTCACCTCTTACTCCTACATTCTCTTCTCGATCTTCCATATGCATTCAGGGGAGGGAAAGCGCAAGGCAATTTCCACCTGTGCCTCTCACTTGATGGCTATAACTCTGTTCTATTCCACTGCCATCTATACCTATCTGAGACCCAGTTCCAGCTACTTTCTGGGTCAGGACAAAGTGGCGTCCGTGTTCTACACAGTAGTGATCCCCATGTTGAACCCTCTAATCTACAGTCTCAGGAATGAGGAAGTAAAGAAAGCTTTCTGGAATTTAACTGCCAGGAGAAGGATTCCTTCATTTGTCTGA